From the Saccharomycodes ludwigii strain NBRC 1722 chromosome I, whole genome shotgun sequence genome, one window contains:
- the FMP27 gene encoding Fmp27p (similar to Saccharomyces cerevisiae YLR454W | FMP27 | Found in Mitochondrial Proteome), whose protein sequence is MVQENHEIVSKKLIKFFNKNIWTKLSGLTIALTDLRIDNIHITYMSIFVKAEGTTKNTLSISLDHRNIWKHDHTELISETGFYQLKADFHSALGIDNISIFVKSKTINLSSTILKSGAYNNKVNTHSNNNNNGDSATMGNGTATLSHNHPLFSNHDTNTKNVDDSTDDSDDDTTLNENSYEDKLNLLHFQLKPFFNRIKHIEVSVHGLSVKGLDFVPENNKNTRRKFSRFPTCLNASIYITSFYFTFHKLDNSAFTNAWFKKNNKAPLKYSCNFNGILVDLHDHFHNSVETIVDLPGLTIIGETDIFLLNSFRDEYFKIIAHLSSPSLSLNLLQLSHISSYFRNLSIYKKFSKCKYKNEDINKINLTVNDFFKCCLLNIHLKFTVEDTILVLSDYDNAFVASVDTFVLTITGEVARDIINKYNMELNMDMSEYLVKCFENSLEAEGIDIWKYDHFQGVIKSVFSPNNILTLCDVVVGNVSLDLTELKVLYVISRFLHEFETGCISFENLMFKELYKEISVLLNKGLKVEDKKCVIETTKEHILNVVNTILPRFIDKVQITCESFSLRNSCRSIFLTKQQFCDLSLTDDTPKSMKFKLNGVSVLLQPTIHKCGDSAIVTKGDNSDAKFIVEIDDVLLASETESSKHVDVEDLSLVRKLVFKITQPTVEKFTFIIGYSDLDLNFSIKGFFLYASSLYTARLTFSELNTYKLEPICKEKLELLRLMKLRPASESSKVNKQLLADLIDIQFLTLNTKIKFTLVNKIPILINIFDMYMHVQNLKDVKVVAPYLRLSIQDPQHRYKWARVLTVSDGLGLFNIDKLKKQTKCTFEELQDDDFSLILDSTLMRISLPHGFEMYQVLDNLITTLKCFVQVVHCFKLGQGKEVIKPKIMKAKPIPKINIKSKRFLFTLDDDPFEAKMNMVFQLGLQEQKRRLYLYKKLEEYSNSEDKIQHSFIESCSDIGALERLGKFMSKSWLGRVQKFKYLEKKVFNRNYEFLWGEKELKIPPIYNKDFIQLNCFPFLMTLIMKDTNISLSQPSFGIDNLPDFIYNVGQGVPKNTLYSILIPFYLNAKFSEIRGHLKDYPLLFLHFPKLDCSQYSKGEKKYSAVIKGDMVISESMVTELYELRKLVVELLALKNKSKRELYTLEVVRTLRPAKIYTDLTLTMSSAQKTLATWGGSYSGAFQQVMMAFDNFSKPPVDPSGALGFWDKLRNTFFARITLEWKGAGGLNVCLKGDKNPYKILDDSAGFVIGFERNVSVTCNRETSYKKFATFNAQNVYFAIPNHCAKPLLSWCKDSDDFLFLGNQTQLNFEAATSYTYFLKNNNTSSLLSDIRKLGLEYIEKKAINLTGGVKLNIGLGYERFLNETHTKRTSKFIPHFMIRLWNPKMVKDKLHDSYRGFRADFIHMAIGLESQNENAYNTLQLTPLVFRHFFKWWKSFSGNFPVRTGKLFSAPKNNPKFGAHIATLSYTADVTSLYVSHICRAHFKPVIGELAKNDSEFFGFKAKVSKLAMDLHQRKEVFHEENRGLNTVKKISKLKFSKCSVSTIEIDLKVVHAQFTPSTYIEQTEESKINIDDSVAEWYDKTDYHEVYFENMDSHISNVDIMTLAMVKTFTFKNECPYKDKYQIDYETNNPIEPYENAVSHDCKLKNEHMLPCMSIMSRLGKLNEMKDAILKTEDVNNIEIKKTLAYIDKYVPLLENFLTDIDEVNRRIKCDEYTGKPLHFANVLKFRETDCFNESFHNIYSIVGMKLRWTESLRNIVLQYISLIEIIHFTKYIDMVSLLRKYNKVVDDEKENGSIKSFEESSSIIDNSIDWEGKQNVGLLFEQNLKNIVNRPDINVDDKHVVHFIASQVQLVSESDPEDCMLVSISSIKLKVLDFVKKVLNDDLNKEVFLSRYAAVLFDANVYSFAQQNFLGCEKKLYFSDVEKPDDKNWQPWLSLEMLLNSSGLKQWKLIDKLSFIVRYDKRPEISLYQTKDDICKEVLCTVPKVEITCDSQQYTFLFRIISELLVYVEPRNAAIKKEIDKIVLATNNETAVEMTDVLYAIQEKIRMLTTIESSYTFKNCLLDDREKKCLNDVRSYKYYLIFKMFLLLKILSKTDKTLVDNSHSDSVLLKLTSSEIVLHMSSEKNQKFLDFTILKANFERMASSDGYNSNNVKVGFMSMVNMEKTALFKDLLCPYMETFNPKEPMVYLSWEMARPIGGIKVLKSCVSQFQDFDIKLDSDTLKKLINWVLPADLVNAISNNDDDNDSDNEDQDSHDNDGTSNSNAPAIKLFSDRTITFELEKMEDRSSRTLVVEDLNTDSFKINITYRGKNYERLINVTGFLFTFPSLEIFRKIITIGDLLQALKNILIKAVLKNSVKFLKNKMNVTRKFTSKFNGKNDKLEHYYLENYLDEYNVDNDMKKLSMSRKTTGDRLKKDNPKDATENKKNDPKLKNQGHNVKNNLQDKDYPIQKESSTDRKMISSIGRLNPLAKSSTSNGSDIEKVASNNSSGRSTNSSARNKRKSNKNVNEENYMHKIGKIGSNVGFGSKEGTLSLTNSNVTENSSNTVGLKNSGPLNGKNFTHQDIPTEKVFKIE, encoded by the coding sequence ATGGTTCAGGAAAATCATGAAATtgtatcaaaaaaattgatcaaattctttaataaaaatatttggacAAAATTAAGTGGTCTAACTATTGCTCTAACTGACTTACGTATTGACAATATTCATATAACTTACATGTCTATATTCGTAAAAGCAGAAGGTACAACTAAAAACACATTATCTATATCATTGGACCATAGGAATATATGGAAACATGATCATACAGAATTAATTTCTGAAACTGGGTTCTATCAACTCAAAGCAGATTTCCATTCAGCATTGGGAATTGATAAcatttcaatttttgttaaaagtAAAACAATTAACCTATCTTCAACTATACTCAAAAGCGGGGCTTACAATAATAAGGTTAACACtcatagtaataataataataatggtgatTCAGCCACTATGGGAAATGGAACTGCCACATTGTCACATAACCATCCCCTATTTTCAAATCACGATACGAACACAAAAAATGTAGACGACTCTACTGACGATTCAGATGATGATACTActttaaatgaaaatagtTATGAAGATAAGTTGAATTTATTGCATTTCCAACTAAAACCATTTTTCAATAGAATCAAACACATTGAAGTATCTGTGCATGGATTATCTGTCAAAGGACTAGATTTTGTGCCTGAAAACAATAAGAATACACGTAGGAAATTTTCAAGATTTCCAACGTGTTTAAATGCTTCGATATATATTAccagtttttattttacctTCCACAAATTGGATAACAGTGCCTTTACCAATGCTTGgttcaagaaaaataacaaagcACCATTAAAATACTCTTGTAATTTTAATGGGATATTAGTTGACTTGCACGATCATTTTCACAACTCTGTTGAAACAATAGTTGATTTGCCTGGCTTAACAATAATCGGAGAAactgatatttttttgttgaacaGCTTTAGGGAtgaatatttcaaaattattgcACATTTAAGCTCGCCGTCATTATCCTTAAATCTTTTGCAATTGTCTCACATTTCAAGTTATTTTCGAAATCTATCCATTTACAAAAAGTTTAGTAAATGTAAGTATAAAAACGAAGATATTAACAAGATCAACTTAACAgtaaatgatttttttaagtgttgtttattaaatattcatTTGAAATTCACGGTGGAGGATACTATACTGGTTCTTTCAGATTACGACAATGCTTTTGTTGCTAGTGTTGATACTTTTGTATTAACTATTACTGGTGAGGTCGCTAGGGATATaatcaataaatataacatGGAATTAAACATGGATATGTCAGAATATTTGGTCAAGTGTTTTGAAAACTCCTTAGAAGCTGAGGGTATAGATATCTGGAAGTATGATCATTTTCAAGGTGTCATTAAAAGTGTTTTCTCTCCCAATAATATTCTAACTTTATGTGACGTTGTAGTGGGTAACGTTAGTCTTGACTTGACCGAACTAAAAGTGTTATATGTAATTAGTAGATTTTTGCATGAGTTTGAGACTGGCTGTATTTCATTTGAAAACCTCATGTTTAAGGAATTATACAAAGAGATTAGCGTACTACTAAACAAAGGTTTAAAGGttgaagataaaaaatgtGTTATAGAGACTACTAAAGAACATATTTTAAACGTTGTCAATACTATACTACCAAGATTTATTGATAAAGTTCAGATCACATGCGAGTCTTTTTCATTGAGAAACAGTTGTAGATCTATATTTCTAACCAAACAACAATTTTGTGACCTATCACTTACAGATGATACACCTAAGAGTATGAAGTTTAAGCTAAATGGTGTTTCTGTTTTGCTACAGCCAACAATTCACAAATGCGGCGATTCTGCAATAGTTACAAAAGGTGACAATTCAGATGCAAAATTTATAGTGGAAATTGATGATGTATTGTTGGCTTCAGAAACCGAAAGCTCCAAACATGTGGATGTAGAAGATTTATCATTGGTTCGCAAATtggttttcaaaatcaCGCAACCAACGGTAGAAAagtttacttttattattgggTATTCCGATCTagatttgaatttttcCATAAAggggttttttttgtatgcTTCATCCCTCTACACAGCAAGATTAACATTTAGCGAATTAAACACCTATAAACTTGAACCTATATGCAAGGAAAAGTTAGAACTACTAAGATTAATGAAATTGCGACCTGCTTCAGAGAGCTCCAAGGTGAACAAACAACTCCTAGCTGACTTGATTGATATTCagtttttaactttaaataCCAAGATTAAGTTTACTCTCGTCAATAAAATTCCaatattgataaatattttcgACATGTATATGCACGTAcagaatttaaaagatgTAAAAGTCGTGGCACCTTACCTGAGATTATCCATTCAGGATCCACAACATAGATATAAGTGGGCCAGGGTTTTGACTGTTTCAGATGGATTGGGATTATTCAATATAGATAAGCTAAAAAAACAGACTAAATGTACATTTGAAGAGTTAcaagatgatgatttttCGTTGATATTGGATTCAACTCTGATGCGAATCAGTTTACCGCATGGATTTGAAATGTACCAAGTGTTGGACAATTTAATCACTACATTAAAGTGTTTTGTTCAAGTTGTGCATTGTTTTAAGCTTGGTCAAGGAAAAGAGGTTATAAAACCTAAAATAATGAAAGCTAAGCCTATcccaaaaattaatattaaatcaaaaagatttttatttacccTAGATGATGATCCCTTTGAAGCGAAGATGAATATGGTATTCCAGTTGGGTTTGCAAGAgcaaaaaagaagattatatttgtataaGAAATTAGAAGAATACAGTAATTCAGAAGATAAAATACAACATTCCTTTATTGAATCGTGCTCCGATATAGGCGCTCTTGAAAGATTGGGGAAATTCATGTCAAAATCGTGGCTAGGTCGAGTCCAGAAATTCAAATacttggaaaaaaaagtattcaATAGAAATTATGAATTTTTGTGGGGGGAGAAAGAACTTAAAATTCCACCTATTTACAATAAAGATTTTATCCAACTCAATTGTTTCCCATTTTTAATGACACTTATAATGAAGGATACAAATATAAGTCTTTCCCAGCCATCATTTGGGATAGATAACCTTCCTgactttatttataatgttGGTCAAGGTGTTCCTAAAAACACACTATATTCAATTCTAATTCCATTTTACTTGAATGCCAAATTTAGTGAAATCAGAGGCCATTTAAAAGACTACCCGTTATtgtttcttcattttccaaaacTAGATTGTTCGCAATATAGCAAaggagaaaagaaatattctGCAGTGATTAAAGGTGATATGGTGATTAGTGAATCTATGGTTACGGAGTTATACGAATTGAGAAAACTAGTGGTGGAATTATTGGCTTTAAAAAACAAGTCAAAAAGAGAGTTATATACCTTGGAAGTTGTAAGAACCTTGAGACCAGCAAAAATCTACACAGATTTAACTTTAACTATGAGCTCTGCTCAAAAAACACTAGCTACCTGGGGTGGATCGTATTCCGGGGCGTTCCAACAAGTAATGATGGCCTTTGACAATTTCTCGAAACCCCCTGTAGATCCATCGGGAGCCCTAGGTTTTTGGGATAAGTTAAGAAACACCTTTTTTGCCAGAATAACCTTGGAATGGAAAGGTGCTGGTGGTTTAAATGTATGCTTAAAAGGTGATAAAAATCCctataaaatattagacGATAGTGCCGGATTTGTTATTGGATTTGAAAGGAACGTGTCTGTTACTTGTAATAGGGAAACTTCATATAAAAAGTTTGCAACATTTAATGCGCAAAATGTCTATTTTGCAATTCCTAACCACTGTGCAAAACCTTTATTGTCCTGGTGCAAAGATTCTGatgattttttgtttttgggTAATCAAACACAACTGAACTTTGAAGCAGCTACTTCCTACActtactttttaaaaaacaataatacttCAAGTTTACTGTCAGATATAAGAAAGTTGGGTTTGgaatatattgaaaaaaaggcTATAAACTTAACTGGTGGAGTCAAACTTAATATAGGATTGGGTTACGAAAGATTTTTGAATGAAACACACACTAAGAGAACATCGAAATTTATACCACATTTTATGATCAGATTATGGAATCCGAAAATGGTCAAAGACAAATTGCATGACTCTTATAGAGGCTTCAGAGCGGATTTTATTCATATGGCTATCGGTCTTGAATctcaaaatgaaaatgcGTACAACACTTTACAATTGACGCCACTAGTATTTAGgcattttttcaaatggTGGAAAAGTTTTTCCGGGAATTTCCCAGTAAGGACCGGTAAACTATTCAGTGCTCCAAAAAATAACCCAAAATTTGGTGCTCATATTGCTACCTTATCGTATACGGCTGACGTTACTTCTTTGTATGTTTCCCATATCTGTCGTGCGCATTTCAAGCCTGTTATAGGTGAATTGGCCAAAAATGATTCCGAGTTTTTTGGGTTTAAGGCAAAGGTAAGTAAGCTAGCTATGGATTTGCATCAAAGAAAAGAGGTTTTCCACGAGGAAAATAGAGGTTTAAACAccgttaaaaaaatttctaaaTTGAAGTTTTCTAAATGTTCTGTCTCAACTATTGAGATTGATCTTAAAGTTGTTCATGCACAATTTACTCCAAGCACATATATTGAGCAGACAGAGGAGAGCAAAATCAATATTGATGACAGCGTTGCGGAATGGTATGACAAAACAGATTATCACGaagtttattttgaaaacatgGACTCACATATATCTAATGTTGATATAATGACTTTGGCCATGGTGAAaacttttacttttaaaaatgaatgtCCATATAAAGACAAGTATCAAATTGATTATGAAACTAATAACCCTATTGAACCATATGAAAATGCAGTGTCACACGATtgcaaattaaaaaatgagcATATGTTGCCTTGTATGTCGATAATGAGCAGACTTGGAAAATTGAATGAAATGAAAGATgccattttaaaaactgaAGATGTGAATAacatagaaataaaaaaaacccttGCATATATTGACAAGTATGTCCCTCTCCTAGAAAATTTTCTAACAGATATAGATGAAGTTAATCGCCGTATTAAATGCGATGAGTATACGGGCAAGCCTTTGCATTTTGCAAATGTTTTGAAATTCAGGGAAACTGATTGTTTTAATGAAAGCTTTCATAATATCTATTCAATAGTTGGTATGAAATTGAGATGGACAGAATCACTTAGAAATATTGTATTGCAATATATTTCGTTGATTGAGATTATCCATTTCACGAAATATATTGATATGGTTTCACTTTTAAGAAAATACAACAAAGTTGTAGACgatgaaaaggaaaacgGAAGCATAAAGTCGTTTGAAGAGAGTAGTTCAATTATCGACAATAGCATTGATTGGGAGGGGAAACAGAATGTTGGTTTGCTTTTTGAACAAAATCTAAAGAATATTGTTAATAGACCTGATATAAATGTTGACGATAAGCACGTGGTTCATTTCATTGCTTCACAAGTACAACTTGTCTCCGAGAGTGACCCCGAAGACTGCATGTTGGTTTCTATTTCTAGTATTAAGCTAAAAGTTCTAGATTTTGTCAAAAAAGTTCTAAATGACGATTTGAATAAAGAAGTTTTTTTGTCCCGTTATGCAGCCGTGTTATTTGATGCGAATGTTTATAGTTTTGCCCAGCAAAATTTTCTGGGAtgtgaaaaaaagttatattttAGCGATGTTGAAAAGCCAGATGATAAGAATTGGCAACCTTGGTTGAGTCTGGAGATGTTGTTGAATTCGAGCGGATTAAAACAGTGGAAACTAATCGATAAATTGTCTTTTATTGTCAGATATGACAAAAGACCTGAGATCAGCTTGTATCAAACAAAAGATGATATTTGCAAGGAGGTCTTATGTACGGTACCTAAAGTTGAGATTACTTGCGACTCACAGCAATATACCTTTTTGTTTAGAATCATTTCTGAACTATTAGTATATGTTGAACCGAGAAATGCTGcaattaaaaaggaaattgataaaattgttttagCAACAAACAACGAAACCGCTGTTGAAATGACAGACGTTTTATATGCTATTCAGGAAAAAATCCGGATGTTGACAACAATCGAATCATcttatacttttaaaaattgctTACTGGACGATAGAGAAAAGAAGTGTTTAAACGACGTTAGAAGCTATAAGTATTACTTGatatttaaaatgtttttgttgctAAAAATTCTTTCTAAAACGGACAAAACACTGGTTGATAATTCACATAGTGACAGTgtacttttaaaattgacAAGTTCTGAAATTGTTTTGCATATGTCAAGTGAGAAAAATCAGaaatttttagattttacAATTTTGAAGGCAAACTTCGAGAGAATGGCGAGCTCAGATGGTTACAACAGTAACAATGTGAAAGTGGGATTTATGAGTATGGTTAATATGGAAAAGACAGCGCTGTTCAAGGATTTATTGTGTCCTTATATGGAGACATTTAATCCTAAAGAACCGATGGTTTATCTATCATGGGAGATGGCAAGACCAATTGGCGGTATCAAAGTGCTAAAAAGTTGTGTATCTCAATTTCAAGACTTTGATATTAAATTGGACAGTGatactttgaaaaaattgatcaATTGGGTATTGCCTGCTGATCTTGTCAATGCaattagtaataatgatgatgataatgatagtgATAATGAAGATCAAGATTCACACGATAACGATGGCACTTCCAATTCAAATGCTCCTGCAATCAAACTTTTTTCCGACCGTACAATAACTtttgaattagaaaaaatggAAGATAGAAGTTCAAGGACCCTTGTGGTTGAGGACTTAAACACTGATTCATTTAAGATTAATATAACTTATAGAGGGAAAAATTATGAAAGGTTAATCAACGTAACaggttttttatttactttccCGTCCTTAGAAATTTTTAGAAAGATCATAACGATTGGGGATTTACTGCAAGCACTaaagaatattttaatCAAAGCCGTACTTAAAAATAGTGtgaagtttttaaaaaataaaatgaatgTAACAAGAAAATTCACATCGAAATTCAATGGTAAGAATGATAAATTggaacattattatttggaaAACTATTTAGATGAATATAATGTTGATAATGATATGAAAAAACTTTCTATGTCTCGTAAAACAACTGGGGATAGACTTAAAAAGGATAATCCAAAGGATGCTACagagaataaaaaaaatgacccAAAACTCAAAAATCAAGGCCataatgttaaaaataacttaCAAGATAAAGATTACCCGATCCAGAAAGAGTCTAGTACAGATAGGAAGATGATTTCCTCTATTGGAAGACTTAATCCACTAGCCAAATCTTCCACCTCTAACGGAAGtgatattgaaaaagtGGCTTCTAATAATTCAAGTGGCAGAAGTACTAATTCAAGTGCTAGAAATAAACGGAAATCCAACAAAAATGTTaatgaagaaaattatATGCATAAAATTGGGAAAATTGGATCTAATGTGGGGTTCGGCAGTAAAGAGGGTACTCTTTCTTTAACCAATTCTAATGTGACTGAAAACAGCAGTAACACCGTGGGTCTTAAAAATTCAGGTCCACTTAACGGGAAGAATTTTACTCATCAAGATATTCCGACtgaaaaagtatttaaaaTCGAATAG